Proteins encoded together in one Lathyrus oleraceus cultivar Zhongwan6 chromosome 5, CAAS_Psat_ZW6_1.0, whole genome shotgun sequence window:
- the LOC127084901 gene encoding uncharacterized protein LOC127084901 codes for MDDKYRLVRKHSELWRTLRDGDFEEEEIWDVVKEREDYTCEEVFHHKAKNKELSSLLIPIGSRTIPIPRTSSESSSVNSSAPVNIPNWSKIYGHDDDKVNKSVKNVSRYGNDNYGYYDDHEGGDDHEVLNHGERGSDDDDDDGEDEDEDDDGDGEYGTRLPPHEIIARRLARSQISSFSVFEGVGRTLKGRDLSKVRNSVLIKTGFLESL; via the coding sequence ATGGATGATAAGTATAGGCTAGTTAGGAAGCATAGTGAGCTATGGAGAACATTGAGAGATGGAGAttttgaagaagaagaaatttGGGATGTTGTGAAAGAAAGAGAAGATTACACATGTGAAGAAGTTTTTCACCACAAGGCAAAGAACAAAGAACTATCATCTCTTCTGATTCCGATTGGTTCGAGAACGATTCCGATTCCGAGGACTAGTAGTGAGAGTAGTAGTGTGAATTCATCAGCACCGGTTAATATTCCTAATTGGTCAAAGATTTATGGTCATGATGATGATAAGGTAAACAAGAGTGTTAAGAATGTTTCAAGGTATGGTAATGATAATTATGGTTACTATGATGATCATGAAGGTGGTGATGATCATGAAGTTTTGAACCATGGCGAAAGAGGTAgcgatgatgatgatgatgatggtgaagatgaagatgaagatgatgatggtGATGGTGAGTATGGTACTAGGCTGCCACCTCATGAGATAATTGCGAGAAGGCTTGCAAGGAGTCAGATTTCTTCATTTTCTGTTTTTGAAGGTGTTGGTAGGACACTTAAGGGTAGGGATCTTAGCAAAGTGAGGAACTCTGTCCTCATAAAGACTGGTTTTCTTGAATCATTATGA